The genomic DNA CGAGGAGGCGAACGCGCGCACTGGCTGCGTCGGCTGCCCGCTCGCCGCTCGGGACAAGGCCCTGGAGGCGGTCGTCGCGCTGCCGGCGTGGTTGTACCTCGCACCGCTGCTCGGCCTGCGCCTGATCTACCGCGAGCTGCGGCTCGCCCGGAACCGGCTGCGTCAGCCCGGCGGCGAGACCCGCAAGGACGGGACGCTGGTGCCGAACCAGCAGCGCATGGGCCCGATCACCCTGCCGGCGCGCCTCGACGCGCTCGACCGGATCCTCGCTATCCAGGCCGCCTGCAACGCCGAGGCTGACCGGCTCGGCCGGCCGCACGTCGACCTGCTCAACGCCGAGGAGGAGGAGCGCATCCGCGAGCTGATCGCCGCCGGCACCTGGCCGCAGCGCTGGACCGGCGACGAGCCGACCGCGGACGTCCCGCTCGACGCCGTCTTCTCGGACGGGTCGGTGCAGCCGCTGCTGATCGGAGCGGACCTATGACGGGATACGCGATCTTAGACAGTCGCCGCTCGGCTGGCGGGTTTAAGCTCGGCCAAAGCGGCAGATATGCGCTCAAATCTCTCGAACGTTTCCCCTCGCATCTCGAATGGAAATTGCCCCGCTCTAAGCCGCGGCAGGTAAGCCTCAATGATGGCATGGAGCTGCGAAAATTCAGCCAGAATTTTAACTGCAGGTCTCACGTCTTTTGCTTCTATTTTATCCGAATTGATGCGCGCGGTCAGCAGGGTGATGATTGTCCGAGCGTGCATCACGTCATAGGCAGCAGCAAACGCTTCACCGGAAGCCCGATCTTTAGGGACCGCTGCGAGCTGTGCCAACTGCTGAGCTTCTACAGCTATATCGTAAAGCCCGGATCTCCAGCTTTCAGCCTCAAGCTGTCTTCGGCGGTCATCCCGAGCGCTTTGTCGGCTGGCCACTTTGAAGGCTACGAAGAGCGCGATGATGCTGCCGACCGACTGCACCCAAGCTGCAGACACGGTCAATATTTTTTCCAGTTCCCACACGGGCGTTCGTCGCTCCCTCGTTGCGGCCAGCGTGTTCGAGCCGCTGCGCGGCCGCAAGCGCGAATGTCTTCCGCCACCACCAAAGACGCGGAGTAGCAGCATGGCCGAGTCCAGCACCATCGAGTGGACCGACGCGACTTGGCAGCCGATCACCGGGTGCGCCATCGTCTCCCCGGGCTGCACTAACTGCTATGCGATGAAGCTCGCTGGCACGCGGCTGCGCAATCTGCCGTCCCGAGTTGGGCTCACGGTTGAGACGAAGGCGGGCCCCGTCTGGAACGGAAAGGTGCGGCTGAACGAGGAGTGGCTGCTGCAGCCCCTCACGTGGCGCCGGCCCCGCAAGATCTTCGTCTGCGCTCATGGCGATCTGTTCACCGAGGGCGTGCCGGACGCATGGATCGACCGCGTGGTCGCGGTGATGGCGCTCGCGGGACACCACACCTTCCAGGTCCTGACGAAGCGGCCGGCCAGGATGCGCGCGTACTTCGCCTCGCTGCCGGAGCGCATTCGGACGCTCGATTGCGACAGCGGACTCGACCTCGTGACGCTTCCGCTGCGGAACGTCTGGCTCGGCGTCTCCGCCGAGGATCAGCGCCGGGCCGACGAGCGCGTGCCGGACCTGCTGGCGACGCCGGCTGCAGTTCGGTTCGTGTCTGCCGAGCCGCTGCTGGGGCCGATCGACTTCCGCGCCCTGAAGCCGGGCCCCGAGGAGAT from Methylobacterium radiotolerans JCM 2831 includes the following:
- a CDS encoding phage Gp37/Gp68 family protein, producing the protein MAESSTIEWTDATWQPITGCAIVSPGCTNCYAMKLAGTRLRNLPSRVGLTVETKAGPVWNGKVRLNEEWLLQPLTWRRPRKIFVCAHGDLFTEGVPDAWIDRVVAVMALAGHHTFQVLTKRPARMRAYFASLPERIRTLDCDSGLDLVTLPLRNVWLGVSAEDQRRADERVPDLLATPAAVRFVSAEPLLGPIDFRALKPGPEEISLDALTGAFTVTASFAGGLANYQAGLDALPPLPSRRPGLDWIIVGGESGHGARPMHPDWARQIRDACAAAGVAYLFKQWGSWGPGAAFDAAPSARTAYLGEIQTLVGPGSRTIKIAVPTRMDDVLGPPLTLKQLGKKAAGRLLDGVEHNGFPEVARG